CGCCCAGCAATATTGGCAACCTTGTGCATTTTACCATCATCCATGCGAAACAATGTCCAAAGAAGACGTCGTTGTACAGGTTTGAGGCCATCAAGAATATGAGGAATAGCTCTTTCTAGAATCACATAAGATGCGTAGTGCATGAAATGCGTTTTAAAAAGATCAGAAACATTATGCATAAACTACAAGTTGGTAATAAGGTTATCCATAATAAATTGTTTTCGTTCTTTAGTGTTTTTCCCCATGTAAAATTGCAAAAGAGTCTCTAAAGATTCTAATGAACCAATGGTTACAGGAGTTAGGCGCATATCTGCACCAATAAAGGTTTTAAACTCTTTAGGAGATATCTCTCCTAAACCTTTAAATCTTGTTATTTCTAAATTCGCTTCTTTTTTTCCTAATTTCTGTATTGCTTGCACTTTTTCCTGATCTGAATAGCAATATAGAGTTGTGTCTTTATAACGCACCTTGAACAAAGGGGTTTCTAAGATAAATAGATGATGATTTTCAACAATGGGCAAGAAGGTTTTTAAAAAGAATGTAATTAATAAATTTCGGATATGCATACCATCGACATCAGCATCGGTGGCAAGGATAATTTTATTATAACGCAAGTGTTGCGTATTGTTTTTTGTAATTCCCAAAGCTGAGGCTAAATAAAATAGCTCATCATTTTTATACATTTTTTCTTCTTCCAAAGAAAAAACATTCATAGGCTTCCCTCGAAGGGAAAAGACAGCTTGGGTGAGAGGATTTCTTGAAGATAAAATAGAAGCCGAAGCGGATTCTCCTTCGGTGACAAAAATAGACGAAGCCTCACCATAAAGAGAGCGCTCGTTATAGTGAAACTTACAATCACGAAGTTTTGGAATCTTATAATGGAGTTTCTTTTGCTTATCTTTAAGATCTTGCTTGATAAATTGAATATTTTTTCGCGTCTTCTCATTGAGTTTAATTTTATCGAGAAGAAGGTCAGCATAGGATTTATTTTTTTTGAGCTCTTGAATAATCGCACTTTTAACATCTTTGATTATTCCCGAGCGAATTTGTGTATTTCCAAGCTTATTTTTTGTCTGTGATTCAAAAATGGGCGAGGCAATTTTTATTGCAATGCAGCCTACAAGGCCATCACGGATGTCATTACTTGTAAATGTTTTTCCGAAATACTCATTGATTCCTTTAACAATAGCTTCTTTAAACGCTGCTAGGTGTGTGCCGCCATCTACGGTTTCCTGACCATTAACAAAGGAGAAATACCGTTCATTATGTGTTTCTAGATGGGTAAATAGAAAAGATAATTCAGAATTTTGGAATGCTATAGGAGGATAAAGAGTTTCCTCTGTAATTTCTTCTTTAAATAAGTCTTGAAGGCCTTGTTGTGATACGAAAACTTCATCGTTACATAGTATTTCGAGCCCAGGATGCAGATAGGTATAACGACGGATTTTTTTTCTTAAAAACTCATCATTGAAAGAGAAATCGGTAAAGATCGTTGGATCCGGAGAAAAGGTGATTTCTGTTCCATCAGGGTCTTTCGTAGACCCTTGACGGGAATTTTGCAAAATACCTTTGCAAAATGTGGCAGCATGGTATTTTTTCTTGCGTACAGAACGCACTGTAAATGTCTCTGAAAGGGCATTTACAGCTTTTAACCCTACACCATTTAATCCTACAGAAAAATGAAAAACATCTTGAGTGTACTTTGCTCCTGTGTTGATTTTAGAGACACATTCGATCATTTTCCCTAAAGGAATGCCTCGACCATAATCACGCACAGTTACACTAGTGGCCTGCGTAGAAATGGAAATGCGTTTCCCATGTCCCATGATAAATTCATCAATCGCGTTATCCACAACTTCTTTAAATAATGTGTAGATCCCATCTTCAACTTGAGAGCCGTCTCCTAATCTCCCTATATACATACCCGCACGTAAGCGGATATGTTCTAAAGAGGCTAGAGAAACAACACTAGCTTCAGTATATGTTGCCATATTTTTCTATTCTTCTTACTGGTTTCTAGGGAAAAGGCTTACATTAGAATTGAGTGGTGTTTGACTAAACAACTTAATGATTACTCATAGCAATGCTATGAGTATTTCTCAACAACAGCTCTGTTTGTTATTAGATTTCGAAGTGTCTGAGCTCTTCTCCCAGAAGATTTGCCAGATTACGACATTTCTTTTTCTCAATCAAGATAGACTAATTCTTAGAGTCATGCTCAAGATTTTTATACTTTATAAGTCTTTTTTCTAATTTTAAAATAGGAGATGTTTTTGTTTTACTGAGTTGTTGTTCTTTACGATAGAGTAGGAGTGCTAAAGTGGAGCCATCAAGAATTAGGGTCTCTACAGGATGATCTTGTGTTTAGGCTAAGGATTAAGCTCAGCTTCTTCGTGTTTTCTATACAAAAATGCTGGTTTAAAAAAGATAAATAGATGGCATCTAATTTTGTCTTGGGCTATACACCTAGATTACTTTCGTTCTCACTTTTCTATTGTTTTTCTTGTAGTTAGAGAATAAGCGAAGAATTTACTGCAACGTGCTTATGGTCCTAGGGGTTGTTGGAATTAGCTATCGGGAGGCTGCTTTAAAAGAAAGAGAAGCGGCGATTAATATCCTAAAGGATTTTGAAGCTAATACATTATTTTCTCAGCGTTTTTTTGGTGGTGAGGGGTCTTTCGTTTTACTGCTTACATGTCATAGAGCTGAAATTTATTATTTTTCTAAAAGCAATCATAATGTCCAATCGGAATTGCTTTCGCGGATTTCTGCTTTAGGAGCGCGTCCTTACTGTTATCAAGGATTAGCATGTTTCACACATTTATTTACTGTTACTAGTGGTATGGACAGTTTAATTTCTGGTGAGACAGAAATTCAGGGACAGGTGAAACGCGCCTATATTAAAGCAAAAACCGATCGAGAATTGCCTTTCGCGCTACATTTCCTATTTCAGAAGGCTTTAAAAGAAGGAAAGGATTTTCGTTCTCAAGTCTCTTTATCTCATCCTGTTGTGACTATAGAGTCTGTGGTTGAACAAACTCTAGACTTGCATGGTAAATCAACAAAAGACAAACTTTTATTTATCGGTTACTCCGATATTAATCGGAAAGTCGCAAACGGGTTGAGTGCGAAAGGTTACCGCAATCTAATTTTTTGCTCTCGAAAAAACATTTCCATACCCTACGCTACAGTAGCTCGTAGCCAACTTTCTTTTAGGGAACCCTATGATGTCATTTTCTTTGGATCTTCGGAATCGGCTAAAGATTTTCCCGGACTGTCTTTAGAAAATTTGGCAAGCATTTCAAATCGCGTGATCTTTGATTTTAATGTTCCGCGTACCTTTACCTTAATGGAGCGTCCCAAAGATATCGTATGTTTGGATATGGATTTTATTAGCGAGCAAGTGCAGAAGAAGCTTCAAATTAGTAAGCAATGTACAAATAAAGAAAAACCATTTTTAGCTCTAGCAGCAAGAAAACAATGGGAAGTTTATGAAAAAAAGTGCTCACATATATCTTCGAGCCAACTTCAAACTTCTCGTCCTAAACTGTTGATTCTTTAGCGTCTAATTCATCACTTGACATATACAGCTATCGAAAATACTCTAGGCTTTCATCGTCAATGCGATGAATTTGTATGCAAGTGTGGTCTAGTACTGGCAGATCGTAGTTGATAACAAGTGCAATAAAAATCAGCTCGATTTTTCTTAGGTCTTTTGTTCTTTATAGTGAAAAAGATGAACAAGAAAACGAACATGATATTGTTTATAGAAACAAGAAATCGTTTTTATTTTTAAAGTTTGTATTGGCATAACTCGATTTAAGGGCTGAAAAAGCTAAGTCTAGAAAAGAGGTTGTCTAATTTTTCGATGAAGAAGAGACAGCCGTTCCTGTATAGGAAGAGCGTGCATGTTGGAGAAATTGATAAAAAATTTTGCCACGTATATTGGTATAACGTCAACCCTCGAATTCGATGCTGATGGAGCATATGTCTTGCCTATAAGCGATCTTGTCAAGATACGTGTACTACAAAATGCAGATAATGAAATTGTATTTAAAGCTTTCTTAGGGGAATTGGCTCCTTCTGCGGACATAAACAAAGTATACTTACAGATGATGACGGCGAACTTGTTTGGTAGAGAAACAGGAGGTAGTGCTTTAGGATTGGATTCTGAAGGCCATGTCGTCATGACGCGTAGAATTCCCGAAGAAGTTTCATATGAAGATTTTGCACGTTACATAGAGAGTTTTATGAATTTTTCTGAAACCTGGCTAGAAGATTTGGGACTAAATAAAGCACAACAAGGACAATAGGCAACAGGGGTAGAAAAACATGGGTGCACGTTTAATTATTGATAAAGGCCCGTTGTCAGGATTTGTTCTAGTCCTTGAAGAAGGGACAAGCTGGTCGATAGGAAGAGATGACGCGACTAGCGATATTCAGTTAGAAGATCCTAAGATTGGCGATACCCAAGTTGTTATAAGTTTAGAAGCAGGTGTGTACTCTGTCACAAATTTAGACACTGCGTACCCTGTTATTGTAAATGGCAAAGAAATACAAGAGATAACAACTCTGCAAAACGGTGACATCTTAACGTTTGGAAGCAATCAATATTCTTTCTTCACGAATGAGTTTGATCCTGAGGACGTTGTTTACGATTTTGACCTTTCTTCGAAAAATACTACTAATGTCACGCCCGAACCTGCCGATAGTAAAAAGAAGACGAAGAAAGAGAAAAAGTCTTCACAAGACAGTGGAAAAAAATCTTCTTCGAAACAGCAAGATTCTTCCAATACTTCTCCTACCGATAAAGACAAAGAACTTGCTGAAGCTTTCTTAGCTTCTGCAAAGACAGGAAAGAAAGCTCTCGATCAAAAGGTAGATATAGATACGCTACCCGATTCTGGAATAAAAAAGAAAAAATCTCCATTAGGAGATATAAAAAATACTGAAACCCAGCATACTACTATGGAAGAAAACGGAGCTTTGCCTAATCAAAATCAGCAGCCGTTGCCAGATTCTGATCCTGTTAAACAGGAGCAATCGCAAGAAGGTGGTGACCGGCCTAAAGAAGGTGAACCTGTTAAAGAATCTCCTGCTTCTAAAGAAGAAGTATCTCCCCAAGGAACTGCACCTGATGAGAAGCGGGATGTAGAAGATGCCCTTGATGACAAAGAAGCTTCTGAAGATGTAGAGGATAAAAAAGAAACTTCCGAGGAAGTAGCGGATGATAAAGAAGCTGCTGAAGAAACTCCGGAGAACAAAGAAGAAACCGAAGAAAAGTCTGAAGAGGCTGACGAGAAAGCTGAAGAGGAAAACGAACAGGAAGATAAAAAGGCTGAAAAAGCTGAAATCTTGTCCCCGTTTAATGTGCAAGATCTCTTTAGATTTGATCAGGGTATTTTCCCTGCAGAAATAGATGATATCGTTCAGAAGAATGTTTCCGTAGATCTTTCTCAGCCCTCCCGCTTTTTACTAAAAGTATTAGCCGGAGCGAATATCGGTGCAGAGTTCCATCTAGATACAGGAAAATCCTATGTTTTAGGCAGTGATCCTGCTTCTGCGGATATTGTCTTTAACGATCTTAGCGTCTCAGGTCGCCATGCAAAGATCATCGTAAGTAACGATGGATCTATCATGGTAGAAGATTTAGGAAGTAAAAATGGCGTAATCATTGAAGGAAAGAAGATAGAGAACAGCTCTACTTTAAGTTCCAATCAAGTTGTTGCTCTAGGAACAACGCTATTCTTATTGATAGACCATTTGGCTCCTGCCGATACGATTGTAGCCTCATTTGCTCCAGAAGATTATGGTTTATTTGGTCGTCCTCAAGATGCTGAAGAAATAGCTCAGCAGGCAGCTCAGGAAGAAGAAGAAAAGCGTAAGCGAGCTACTCTGCCTACGGGATCTTTCATTCTCACATTGTTCATTGGTGGACTTGCTATCCTTTTCGGTATAGGTACAGCTTCTTTATTCCATACAAAAGAAGTTATCCCTATTGAAAATATGGACTTCCAAGAAGACATCGAGCGTGTAGTAAATGCCTTCCCAACAGTTCGTTACACATTTAATAAAAATAACGGTCAGCTCTTTTTAATCGGGCACGTAAAAAACAGTATTGATAAAAGCGAGCTTCTCTATAAAATGGACGCTTTGTCTTTCATCAAATCTATCGATGACAATGTGATTGATGACGAAGCCGTCTGGCAAGAAATGAACATCTTGTTATCAAAAAGAACAGAGTTCAAAGGTGTCAGTATGCACTCTCCAGAACCTGGACAGTTTGTGATCACAGGATACCTAAAAACAGAAGAACAGTCTGTATGTCTCTCAGATTACCTGAATGTGCATTTCAACTATCTTTCCCTGCTTGAAAACAAGGTAATCATAGAATCACAAATGTTGAAAGCAATTGCTGGTCAACTTTTGCAATCAGGATTTGCAAACATTCACGTAGCCTTTGTTAATGGCGAAGTTGTTCTTACCGGTTATGTAAACAATGCCGATGGTGAGAAATTCCGTTCTGTTGTTCAGGAAATTTCTAGTATACCTGGCGTACGTCTTGTAAAAAACTTTGTTGTTTTGCTTCCTGTTGAAGAAGGCATCATAGATTTAAATTTACGGTATCCTAGCCGTTATCGTGTAACCGGATATTCAAAATACGGTGACGTGAGCATTAATGTTGTAGTCAATGGTAGGATTTTGACCCGTGGTGATGTTATCGATGGAATGACGGTAACAAGCATCCAACCAAACTGTATCTTTTTAGAGAAGGAAGGGTTGAAATATAAAATCGAGTACAATAAATAGCCGATGTTAAGGCTTGATAATTCTTTTGTATTTAGGAAGAAATACTATGTTTAATATGGAAAATACAGCTGCTAAAGAAGATAAATCTTCTCGTCAGCTGTTTGATTTAGAGAAAGATATGCAGGATCTGAGTAAAGCTCAGGAGATCAAAGCTAACGTGCAGGATAAAGTGCAGAAATTAAATGCTTCTCTTCGAGAAGGTTCTGATAAAGTATTTTTCGAGAAGCAACAAACATTGTTAGCAGGATATCTAGCCCTTCAGAAAGTTCTCGGGCGGATCAACCGCAAAATGGTTTAACAGACTAGATAAGTGGAGAATTTATGAGTAGTGGTAGCGGGAGCAGTTGCTCAGCATTTAATTTTAATGACATGCTCAATGGCGTATGTAAGTACGTCCAAGGTGTGCAACAATATTTAACAGAATTAGAAACCTCAACGCAAGGTACTGTTGACTTAGGTACGATGTTTAATTTGCAGTTTCGTATGCAAATTTTATCACAGTACATGGAAGCAGTATCCAACATCTTGACAGCAGTGAACACAGAGATGATTACTATGGCAAGAGCTGTTAAAGGAAGTTAATAAACTAAGAGAAGGATCATGGCAGATTTGGAATTATTTAAAGCAGATTTTGCGTTGTTGTTTGAAGCTGGCATGTTGGCCATCAAACAAGGTGATGAAGAAAGCGCAAGAAAGCTTTTTCAATCTCTAGAAATTTTAAATCCTGACCACTACGGTCATGAATTGGGATTAGCATTGATTGACCTGCATAAGATGGAAATTTTTGCTGCAGAAGAGCGCTTAAGTGCTTTAGCACAAAAAGAAGTAGATAATTGGAGCATTAAGTCTTTCCTTTCTCTAACACATATGATGATTGTGTTACATCAAGGAAGCTCTTTTGAAGTGCGTCGTGAAAGCTTGGAAAACTGCTTAAAATTAGCAGATCAAGTGTTAGAAAATTGTGAAGTAGAATCAACAAGAATTCTTGCTCAATCCGTTTTAGACTGGCATGATACTCTAGTAGCTAAAAGTAGTGGACCTTTAGGTTAACCTAGTTTTTGGTTCTAAATAAAATATATACGGTTGTTGTCTTATGATAGATCCTTTACAGCTTTTTCCGAAGCTTGACTCCGATAAAGAAACAGCTTCTATACAAAAGCCCTCAGGAACTCCTTTAGCTAGCGAGCTGAATAAGGAAGTTCCTGCATTTTCTTTAGGAATGTCCGCGGATACTCTGAATAAAAATGTAGAGGATGTAAAGCCTAATCCTATGGCGATGATGCAAGATAGAAACTCTAATATCATCGATCCTGAATTGGAAGAAGCCTTAGATTCTGAAGAGCTCAAAGAGCAAATAAACAACCTAAAAGAGCGTTTGTGGGACGCACAAACAACTCTAAACCAAGATCAAAATAAACTATCTCCTGAACATTTTGAAGCTGTCAGTGTGATTATTGATTTAATCAATGGAGATCTTAGTGATATAGCTGAACATACACAGCAGAGCTTACAGAAAAAGACAGATGAGGAAAGCGATTCTGTTACACGTAAGATGATCAACTGGGTATCCTCAGGAGAGGAAGTTTTAAACAGAGCTCTTCTATATTTCTCTGATAGAAATGGAGAGCGAGAAAACTTAGCTGACTTTTTAAAAGTACAATACGCTGTGCAACGAGCAACACAAAGAGCAGAGCTCTTTGCTAGTATCGTAGGAACTACGGTAAGTAGTATAAAGACGATAATGACCACGCAATTAGGTTAACATGGACGAATTGACGACAGATTTTGACACTCTGATGTCGCAATTAAACGACGTGCATTTGACTACCGTTGTAGGTCGTATCACTGAAGTTGTCGGTATGTTAATCAAAGCCGTTGTTCCCAATGTTCGTGTTGGGGAAGTGTGCTTGGTTAAACGTCAGGGTATGGAGCCTCTTGTTACCGAAGTTGTTGGCTTCACACAAAGTTTTGCTTTTCTATCACCATTGGGAGAACTTTCTGGGGTTAGCCCTTCTTCAGAAGTGATCCCAACTGGTCTCCCTTTGTACATCCGTGCAGGGAATGGTCTTTTAGGGCGTGTGTTGAATGGTTTGGGAGAACCTATTGATACCGAACTGAAAGGACCCTTAGTCGATGTTAATGAAACCTATCCTGTTTTCCGTGCTCCACCAGATCCGTTGCATAGGGAAAAGTTAAGAACGATCTTGTCCACAGGCGTGCGCTGCATCGATGGTATGCTCACAGTAGCTAGAGGTCAGCGTATCGGGATTTTCGCTGGAGCCGGTGTGGGTAAATCCTCCCTTCTAGGGATGATTGCTAGAAATGCTGAAGAAGCCGATGTTAACGTGATTGCTCTCATAGGAGAGCGGGGACGTGAGGTTCGCGAGTTTATTGAGGGGGACCTTGGAGAAGAAGGAATGAAACGATCGGTGATCGTCGTTTCTACATCCGATCAATCATCACAATTACGATTAAATGCTGCTTATGTGGGTACTGCTATAGCAGAATATTTTCGTGATCAGGGAAAAACTGTCGTTTTAATGATGGATTCTGTAACCCGATTTGCCCGAGCCTTAAGGGAAGTAGGATTAGCTGCTGGAGAGCCTCCAGCTAGAGCAGGATACACACCTTCAGTATTTTCAACGTTACCTAGACTTCTAGAACGTTCGGGAGCATCAGATAAAGGAACAATCACAGCATTTTACACTGTGCTTGTCGCTGGAGATGATATGAACGAACCTGTTGCCGACGAAGTTAAATCGATTCTTGATGGACATATTGTCTTATCAAATGCTTTAGCACAGGCATATCACTATCCTGCTATTGATGTTTTGGCATCAATTAGCCGATTGCTAACAGCAATTGTTCCTGAGGAACAAAGACGCATCATAGGAAAAGCTCGTGAGGTATTAGCAAAGTATAAAGCAAACGAAATGCTTATACGTATTGGAGAATACCGCCGAGGTTCTGATCGCGAAGTGGATTTTGCTATAGATCACATAGACAAACTGAATAGATTCTTAAAGCAAGATATCCATGAAAAAACTAATTACGAGGAAGCTGCGCAACAACTTCGGGCTATTTTCCGATAAGATATTAAGGGTAGAATACCGTGCCTAAATACCCGTTAGAACCTGTCCTTACGATTAAAAAAGATCGTGTAGATAGAGCAGAAAAAGTTGTTAAGGAAAAGCGTCGTCTTTTAGAGATAGAACAAGAGAAGTTACGAGAAATCGAAGCGGCTCGTGACAAAGTAAAAAATCACTATATGCAAAAGATTCAGCAATTACGAGAATTGTTGGATGAGGGCACAACGAGTGATGCTGTTTTGCAGAGAAAAGCTTACATTAAAGTTGTTGCTGTGCAACTTGCTGAAGAAGAAGAAAAAGTTAACAAACAAAAAGAAAGCGTTTTAGCAGCTTCTAAAGAGCTGGAAAAAGCAGAAGTTAATTTAGCCAAACGGCGAAAAGAGGAAGAAAAGACGCGTTTGCATAAAGAAGAGTGGATGAAAGAAGCTCTCAAAGAAGAAGCGCGAGAAGTAGAAAAAGAGCAAGATGAAATGGGACAACTGCTTCATCAGTTACGCAAGAATAAACAACGTGAATCGGGGGAATCTAGTTCATGGAATTAAATAAAACATCCGAGTCTTTGTACAATTGCAAGACAGATCGCCATTCAGTACAACAAGAAGTAGGTCCAGAGCCTAAAGATAACCGTGACGTTAAAGTGTTTTCTTTAGAAGGCCGTCAACAATCAAAACAAGATCGTCAGGATAAAGTTTCCAGTAAAGATTCTCGTCAAGAATCTCGAGGAGCTGATGATAAGCATGTAGAAGAGAAAACATCAGCAGTATCTTCTAAAGAAGAAGATAAAGAAGAGAGTGATGGTTTCATGGCTTATGACAATCCTACAGCAGGCATGGCATTTGTAGATGTTGCTGCTTCTGTATCTAGTGAAGCCGTTGTAGAAAGTACTACAGTAGCTATCGGCAGTGCAGATTTACAGTGGGTGCAAGATGTTATTGCTAGTACTGTAGAATCTATGATGGTTGCTGATGTTAACGGTCAGCAATTAATCGAGTTAGTTTTAGATGCTGAAGGTAATGTTCCTGACATTTTTGCAGGTGCGAATTTAACATTAGTACAAACAGGAACAGACCTATCTGTAAAATTCTCTAATTTTGTAGATAATGCTCAGATGGCAGAAGCAATGAGTCTCATTGTGAATAACCCTTCTCAGCTTGCTGGTTTAGTAGAGGCATTAAAAAATCGTCATTTGAATTTGACAGAATTGGCTGTTGGATCAAGTATTGTACAATTGCCAACTATTGAAGAGGTGCAAACACCTCTACATATGATTGCTGCTACAATTCATCAAAGAGATGAAGAGAGAGATCAAGAAGGACAAGATCAGCAGCAACAGCAAGATCAAGAACAAAACCAATATAAAGTTGAAGAAGCACGTTTGTAAAGGTGATTTCTCATGGCAGTAGCAGCGGAGCCTAGCACTAGTTGGTTAAAATCCAGAAATGATTTTCTAAGTTCTTTAGTAAAAACGGAAGAAGGGGTTTCCCTTCCTCCGTTTCCTGAAGATCTATGCCAACAAAAGTTGAAAGAAAAATTTCGTTTAGAAGACACGAGCCTTACGATTCAACCTCGAGGCTCCCTCTCTGCTGCTCAGGCTGTTAAAGATTTTGGAACACATCTTTTAGTGCAGTCATTTTTAGCGCAGCCCTTAGATTCTGGAACCTTTTTCTTTGTTACTTCAGAAGCAGATCTTCAATCTTTCATGGTTGCTGTATTCAATGACTCCAGTTTAGCCTCCTATTTTTATGAAAAGGATAAGCTGTTAGGATTCCATTACTACTTTTGTGCAGAGCTATGTAAGTTACTCCAAGAATTAGCTTGGATACCTTCGTTATCTGCTAGGGTCGTAGGAGATGCACGGTTTTCTAGTAAGAATCTGCAAGAATCATATCAAGCTGTAGATATCACTTTTGGGTTAGATGGAAACTCTATGCGTTTCCGTTTACTTTTCCCAGAAGCTCTATGCGACAGTTGCCAAAAGTTTCTCTCAGCATCGAATCAAAACTTTGATGTGCATCAACTAGATCCTACGCCTTTGACAATGTCCGTAGAAGTGGGCTATTGCCAACTCACACAAGATGAGTGGCAGCAAGTTGTCCATGGTAGTTTTATCTTGTTGGATAGTTGTTTATATGATCCCGATACAGAAGAAAGCGGTGGTTTACTTACTGTTCAAGGACATCAATTTTTCGGTGGTCGTTTTCTCGATCCAGCCTCCGGTGAATTTAAAATTACTAGCTATCCGAATTTACAACAGGAAGAACCTACTAAAGAAACTCCAGAAGTTCTCCCCGCAGCACCTTTACCAGGAAATTGTAAATTAGTAGCGGAAGCTTCTAGATACTCATTAACGGTGGAAGAGTTTTTAAAACTTACTCAAGGTAGTGTTTTAAATTTCAATGGTG
The Chlamydia caviae GPIC genome window above contains:
- a CDS encoding glutamyl-tRNA reductase — protein: MVLGVVGISYREAALKEREAAINILKDFEANTLFSQRFFGGEGSFVLLLTCHRAEIYYFSKSNHNVQSELLSRISALGARPYCYQGLACFTHLFTVTSGMDSLISGETEIQGQVKRAYIKAKTDRELPFALHFLFQKALKEGKDFRSQVSLSHPVVTIESVVEQTLDLHGKSTKDKLLFIGYSDINRKVANGLSAKGYRNLIFCSRKNISIPYATVARSQLSFREPYDVIFFGSSESAKDFPGLSLENLASISNRVIFDFNVPRTFTLMERPKDIVCLDMDFISEQVQKKLQISKQCTNKEKPFLALAARKQWEVYEKKCSHISSSQLQTSRPKLLIL
- a CDS encoding CesT family type III secretion system chaperone: MLEKLIKNFATYIGITSTLEFDADGAYVLPISDLVKIRVLQNADNEIVFKAFLGELAPSADINKVYLQMMTANLFGRETGGSALGLDSEGHVVMTRRIPEEVSYEDFARYIESFMNFSETWLEDLGLNKAQQGQ
- a CDS encoding DNA topoisomerase IV subunit B, with product MATYTEASVVSLASLEHIRLRAGMYIGRLGDGSQVEDGIYTLFKEVVDNAIDEFIMGHGKRISISTQATSVTVRDYGRGIPLGKMIECVSKINTGAKYTQDVFHFSVGLNGVGLKAVNALSETFTVRSVRKKKYHAATFCKGILQNSRQGSTKDPDGTEITFSPDPTIFTDFSFNDEFLRKKIRRYTYLHPGLEILCNDEVFVSQQGLQDLFKEEITEETLYPPIAFQNSELSFLFTHLETHNERYFSFVNGQETVDGGTHLAAFKEAIVKGINEYFGKTFTSNDIRDGLVGCIAIKIASPIFESQTKNKLGNTQIRSGIIKDVKSAIIQELKKNKSYADLLLDKIKLNEKTRKNIQFIKQDLKDKQKKLHYKIPKLRDCKFHYNERSLYGEASSIFVTEGESASASILSSRNPLTQAVFSLRGKPMNVFSLEEEKMYKNDELFYLASALGITKNNTQHLRYNKIILATDADVDGMHIRNLLITFFLKTFLPIVENHHLFILETPLFKVRYKDTTLYCYSDQEKVQAIQKLGKKEANLEITRFKGLGEISPKEFKTFIGADMRLTPVTIGSLESLETLLQFYMGKNTKERKQFIMDNLITNL
- a CDS encoding DUF5407 family protein, translating into MSSGSGSSCSAFNFNDMLNGVCKYVQGVQQYLTELETSTQGTVDLGTMFNLQFRMQILSQYMEAVSNILTAVNTEMITMARAVKGS
- a CDS encoding DUF5398 family protein, with product MFNMENTAAKEDKSSRQLFDLEKDMQDLSKAQEIKANVQDKVQKLNASLREGSDKVFFEKQQTLLAGYLALQKVLGRINRKMV
- a CDS encoding DUF5421 family protein; this encodes MELNKTSESLYNCKTDRHSVQQEVGPEPKDNRDVKVFSLEGRQQSKQDRQDKVSSKDSRQESRGADDKHVEEKTSAVSSKEEDKEESDGFMAYDNPTAGMAFVDVAASVSSEAVVESTTVAIGSADLQWVQDVIASTVESMMVADVNGQQLIELVLDAEGNVPDIFAGANLTLVQTGTDLSVKFSNFVDNAQMAEAMSLIVNNPSQLAGLVEALKNRHLNLTELAVGSSIVQLPTIEEVQTPLHMIAATIHQRDEERDQEGQDQQQQQDQEQNQYKVEEARL
- the sctD gene encoding type III secretion system inner membrane ring subunit SctD; this translates as MGARLIIDKGPLSGFVLVLEEGTSWSIGRDDATSDIQLEDPKIGDTQVVISLEAGVYSVTNLDTAYPVIVNGKEIQEITTLQNGDILTFGSNQYSFFTNEFDPEDVVYDFDLSSKNTTNVTPEPADSKKKTKKEKKSSQDSGKKSSSKQQDSSNTSPTDKDKELAEAFLASAKTGKKALDQKVDIDTLPDSGIKKKKSPLGDIKNTETQHTTMEENGALPNQNQQPLPDSDPVKQEQSQEGGDRPKEGEPVKESPASKEEVSPQGTAPDEKRDVEDALDDKEASEDVEDKKETSEEVADDKEAAEETPENKEETEEKSEEADEKAEEENEQEDKKAEKAEILSPFNVQDLFRFDQGIFPAEIDDIVQKNVSVDLSQPSRFLLKVLAGANIGAEFHLDTGKSYVLGSDPASADIVFNDLSVSGRHAKIIVSNDGSIMVEDLGSKNGVIIEGKKIENSSTLSSNQVVALGTTLFLLIDHLAPADTIVASFAPEDYGLFGRPQDAEEIAQQAAQEEEEKRKRATLPTGSFILTLFIGGLAILFGIGTASLFHTKEVIPIENMDFQEDIERVVNAFPTVRYTFNKNNGQLFLIGHVKNSIDKSELLYKMDALSFIKSIDDNVIDDEAVWQEMNILLSKRTEFKGVSMHSPEPGQFVITGYLKTEEQSVCLSDYLNVHFNYLSLLENKVIIESQMLKAIAGQLLQSGFANIHVAFVNGEVVLTGYVNNADGEKFRSVVQEISSIPGVRLVKNFVVLLPVEEGIIDLNLRYPSRYRVTGYSKYGDVSINVVVNGRILTRGDVIDGMTVTSIQPNCIFLEKEGLKYKIEYNK
- the sctQ gene encoding type III secretion system cytoplasmic ring protein SctQ, with protein sequence MAVAAEPSTSWLKSRNDFLSSLVKTEEGVSLPPFPEDLCQQKLKEKFRLEDTSLTIQPRGSLSAAQAVKDFGTHLLVQSFLAQPLDSGTFFFVTSEADLQSFMVAVFNDSSLASYFYEKDKLLGFHYYFCAELCKLLQELAWIPSLSARVVGDARFSSKNLQESYQAVDITFGLDGNSMRFRLLFPEALCDSCQKFLSASNQNFDVHQLDPTPLTMSVEVGYCQLTQDEWQQVVHGSFILLDSCLYDPDTEESGGLLTVQGHQFFGGRFLDPASGEFKITSYPNLQQEEPTKETPEVLPAAPLPGNCKLVAEASRYSLTVEEFLKLTQGSVLNFNGVHPSRGVDLILNGAKVGRGEIVSLGDVLGIRVLEV
- the sctN gene encoding type III secretion system ATPase SctN — translated: MDELTTDFDTLMSQLNDVHLTTVVGRITEVVGMLIKAVVPNVRVGEVCLVKRQGMEPLVTEVVGFTQSFAFLSPLGELSGVSPSSEVIPTGLPLYIRAGNGLLGRVLNGLGEPIDTELKGPLVDVNETYPVFRAPPDPLHREKLRTILSTGVRCIDGMLTVARGQRIGIFAGAGVGKSSLLGMIARNAEEADVNVIALIGERGREVREFIEGDLGEEGMKRSVIVVSTSDQSSQLRLNAAYVGTAIAEYFRDQGKTVVLMMDSVTRFARALREVGLAAGEPPARAGYTPSVFSTLPRLLERSGASDKGTITAFYTVLVAGDDMNEPVADEVKSILDGHIVLSNALAQAYHYPAIDVLASISRLLTAIVPEEQRRIIGKAREVLAKYKANEMLIRIGEYRRGSDREVDFAIDHIDKLNRFLKQDIHEKTNYEEAAQQLRAIFR